From the genome of Sulfurovum sp. NBC37-1, one region includes:
- a CDS encoding O-acetylhomoserine aminocarboxypropyltransferase/cysteine synthase family protein: MHEQTLAIHAGYDKDAMGTMAVPIYQTTAYEFRDTEHAANLFALKELGNIYTRLMNPTTDVFEKRFAALEGGAAAIGTASGMAAIFYAIANVAEAGDNIIVAKQVYGGTTTLTGHTIKRFGIETRYFDVTDPSQIEGLIDEKSKLIIFESITNPSIDVADIDAIVAIADRHDILTCVDNTVATPILCKPLAQGVDLSVHSTSKYTTGQGLALGGIIVERENLVEKIKGNDRYYHFNEPDASYHGLVYSDLPLPLFTLRVRLALLRDLGGAPSPFNSWLHIQGLEHLPLRMKQHSASALAIAVFLEAHPKVKKVNYPGLKSSPQHYLIEKYFKDGMASGLLSFEVESREMAQKIADSTEIFAVVVNIGDSKSIITHPASTTHQQLSAQELIDAGVPGGLIRLSVGLEDTQDLIDDLSNALG; this comes from the coding sequence ATGCACGAACAAACACTGGCAATCCATGCAGGATACGACAAAGATGCTATGGGAACTATGGCTGTACCTATCTACCAGACAACAGCCTATGAGTTTAGAGACACGGAACATGCGGCCAATCTTTTTGCGCTCAAGGAGCTTGGGAATATCTATACACGTTTAATGAACCCGACAACTGATGTGTTCGAGAAGCGTTTTGCCGCCCTTGAGGGCGGTGCGGCTGCTATAGGAACGGCGTCGGGAATGGCAGCGATCTTCTATGCGATCGCCAATGTGGCGGAAGCGGGCGACAACATCATTGTGGCAAAACAGGTTTATGGCGGAACGACGACACTGACAGGACATACCATCAAGCGATTTGGTATCGAAACACGTTATTTTGATGTGACTGATCCTTCCCAGATTGAAGGGTTGATTGATGAAAAGTCGAAACTGATCATTTTTGAGAGTATCACCAACCCGAGCATCGATGTGGCTGATATAGATGCGATCGTGGCTATTGCCGACAGACACGATATTTTGACCTGTGTGGATAATACCGTAGCAACACCCATCCTCTGCAAGCCGCTTGCACAAGGTGTTGACCTCTCGGTACACAGTACAAGCAAATATACGACGGGGCAGGGGCTTGCTCTTGGCGGTATCATCGTCGAGAGAGAGAATCTGGTGGAGAAGATCAAGGGAAATGACCGCTACTATCATTTCAATGAACCGGATGCCAGTTATCATGGCCTTGTTTACAGCGATCTTCCGCTTCCATTGTTTACATTGAGAGTTCGACTGGCATTGCTTCGTGACCTTGGTGGTGCACCCAGCCCTTTCAACTCCTGGCTGCATATTCAGGGCCTGGAGCATCTGCCACTGCGTATGAAACAGCATTCTGCTTCGGCACTGGCAATCGCGGTATTCCTCGAAGCGCATCCCAAAGTCAAAAAAGTGAACTATCCGGGACTGAAAAGCTCACCGCAGCATTACCTGATAGAAAAATACTTCAAAGACGGTATGGCAAGCGGTCTACTCTCTTTTGAAGTGGAAAGTAGGGAGATGGCGCAGAAGATCGCTGACAGTACGGAGATCTTTGCTGTGGTGGTGAACATTGGTGACAGTAAATCGATCATCACCCACCCGGCAAGTACTACGCACCAGCAGCTTTCTGCACAGGAGCTCATAGATGCAGGTGTGCCGGGCGGGCTTATTAGGCTCAGTGTTGGTCTTGAAGATACGCAGGATCTTATTGATGATCTTTCAAATGCGCTGGGATAA
- a CDS encoding HigA family addiction module antitoxin produces MKKITPIHAGEILLEEFMQPLGLSQNALAKALHITPRRINEIVNGKRSITADTALRLARFFGNSAEFWMNLQNKYDLEIARDILSEKIDEEVEFYQAS; encoded by the coding sequence ATGAAGAAAATAACACCTATACATGCAGGAGAGATTCTTTTGGAAGAGTTCATGCAGCCTTTGGGTCTTAGCCAGAATGCTTTGGCAAAGGCATTACATATAACTCCGAGACGGATCAATGAGATTGTTAATGGTAAAAGATCGATTACAGCAGATACCGCATTGCGACTTGCAAGGTTTTTTGGAAACAGTGCTGAATTCTGGATGAATTTACAAAATAAATATGACCTTGAGATAGCACGTGATATTTTATCTGAGAAGATAGATGAAGAAGTAGAATTTTATCAAGCATCATAA
- a CDS encoding type II toxin-antitoxin system RelE/ParE family toxin, with protein sequence MIKTFKCKETYKVYKREFSKKLQQDIQRTAYRKLLMIEASIDIDDLKIPPANRLEKLSGNREDQYSIRINKQYRICFRWESGSALDVEIVDYH encoded by the coding sequence ATGATCAAAACATTTAAGTGTAAAGAGACTTACAAAGTTTATAAGCGTGAGTTCTCTAAAAAGCTGCAACAAGACATTCAAAGAACAGCCTATAGGAAATTACTTATGATAGAGGCTTCTATAGATATTGATGACTTGAAAATACCACCTGCAAACAGGTTGGAAAAACTTTCTGGAAATAGAGAAGATCAATACAGTATACGTATCAATAAACAGTATCGTATCTGTTTCCGATGGGAAAGTGGCTCGGCTTTGGATGTTGAAATAGTAGATTATCATTGA
- the guaB gene encoding IMP dehydrogenase → MNIKKRALTFEDVLLVPQHSTVLPKEVSVKTQLTRNVSLNIPIVSAAMDTVTEFKAAIAMARLGGIGVIHKNMDVATQALQVKKVKKSESGIIIDPIYISPDATVGEADALMGEYRISGVPVVDADKKLIGIITNRDMRFITDMSLKVADTMTPAPLVTAKKGTTLEEAAKVLQKHKIEKLPIVDDDGKLNGLITIKDIEKKVQFPNANKDEFGRLRVAAAIGVGQLDRAKALVEAGVDVIVLDSAHGHSQGIIDTVKQIKKELDVDVIAGNIATGAAALDLIEAGADGVKVGIGPGSICTTRIVAGVGVPQISAIDEVAEVANKAGVPVIADGGIKYSGDVAKALAVGGSCVMLGSALAGTYEAPGEMIIYNGRQFKEYRGMGSIGAMTKGSTDRYFQEGTAADKLVPEGIEGRVPYRGKIADVVHQMIGGLRSSMGYCGSESIKMFWEKAEFVEITSAGLKESHVHDVTITKESPNYHG, encoded by the coding sequence ATGAACATTAAAAAAAGAGCACTTACATTTGAAGATGTACTACTGGTACCCCAACACTCAACGGTCCTTCCCAAAGAGGTCAGTGTCAAGACACAGCTGACACGTAATGTTTCCCTCAATATTCCTATCGTCTCTGCCGCAATGGACACGGTAACAGAGTTTAAAGCAGCCATTGCGATGGCAAGACTGGGAGGTATCGGTGTGATCCATAAAAATATGGATGTAGCCACACAGGCACTTCAGGTTAAAAAAGTCAAAAAGTCAGAAAGTGGGATCATCATAGACCCTATCTATATCAGTCCGGATGCAACGGTAGGAGAAGCGGATGCGCTGATGGGCGAATACAGAATTTCAGGCGTACCCGTAGTGGATGCAGACAAGAAACTCATCGGAATCATCACCAACCGCGATATGCGTTTTATTACCGATATGAGCCTCAAAGTGGCAGATACGATGACACCGGCTCCGCTTGTGACAGCTAAAAAAGGTACGACCCTCGAAGAGGCGGCCAAGGTACTGCAAAAACACAAGATCGAAAAGCTTCCTATTGTGGATGACGATGGCAAACTGAACGGCCTGATCACGATCAAAGATATCGAGAAAAAAGTACAGTTCCCTAATGCGAACAAAGATGAATTCGGTCGTCTCAGAGTGGCAGCCGCCATCGGTGTCGGACAGCTTGACAGAGCCAAAGCACTGGTTGAAGCAGGTGTGGATGTCATTGTACTTGACTCTGCACATGGCCACTCGCAGGGTATCATTGATACGGTTAAACAGATCAAAAAAGAGTTGGATGTAGATGTAATCGCAGGGAACATCGCAACCGGTGCAGCGGCTTTGGATCTCATTGAAGCCGGAGCGGATGGTGTGAAAGTAGGTATCGGGCCCGGTTCTATCTGTACGACACGTATCGTTGCGGGTGTAGGGGTACCCCAGATCTCTGCTATCGATGAAGTGGCAGAAGTTGCCAACAAAGCGGGTGTTCCGGTGATCGCAGATGGCGGTATCAAATACTCTGGTGACGTTGCCAAAGCGCTTGCAGTCGGTGGAAGCTGTGTGATGCTCGGTTCTGCACTGGCAGGAACATACGAAGCTCCGGGTGAGATGATCATCTATAACGGTAGACAGTTCAAGGAATACCGTGGTATGGGCAGTATCGGTGCGATGACCAAAGGAAGTACAGACAGATATTTCCAGGAGGGAACCGCCGCGGACAAACTCGTTCCCGAAGGGATCGAGGGACGTGTACCCTACAGAGGAAAGATCGCCGATGTGGTACACCAAATGATCGGTGGACTCCGTTCATCCATGGGATACTGCGGATCGGAGAGCATCAAAATGTTCTGGGAGAAAGCGGAATTCGTCGAGATCACTTCTGCTGGGCTCAAAGAGTCACATGTCCATGATGTGACCATCACCAAAGAATCACCTAACTATCACGGATAA
- the gatA gene encoding Asp-tRNA(Asn)/Glu-tRNA(Gln) amidotransferase subunit GatA encodes MITLKEALTKSGEELAALRAELEETAKASDLNAYVGYESSGEGIPILIKDNIQVKDWPVTSGSKILQGYVAPYEATAIKNLKAKGMMPFGRANMDEFAMGSTTENSFYGPTKNPYGTDRVPGGSSGGSAAAVAGGIAIAALGSDTGGSIRQPAAYCGVVGMKPTYGRVSRFGLSAYASSLDQIGPITQNVEDAAILYDAIKGHDEKDSTSADFEIEDIANNLNPDVKLTIAVIDSYIEAADTDIQKAFNETVAKLEAAGHTIVHKEMSNTKYDIATYYVLATAEAATNLARYDGVRYGRRAEAKNTEELFFNTRSEGFGEEVKRRIMLGNFVLSSGYYDAYYVKAQKVRHLIRDEFNKIFEEADLILSPVAPSVAPKIGSIHDPLEMYKSDMYTLGVNLAGLPGISLPVAKNDEGMPVGLQLIAKAFDEKILFNGAASMEKAVNYTK; translated from the coding sequence GTGATCACACTAAAAGAAGCATTGACGAAATCTGGCGAAGAGTTGGCAGCACTCAGGGCTGAACTTGAAGAGACGGCAAAGGCATCGGATCTGAACGCCTATGTCGGATATGAGTCTTCAGGAGAAGGTATTCCCATCCTCATCAAGGACAATATCCAGGTAAAGGACTGGCCTGTCACTTCGGGTTCGAAGATCCTGCAAGGATATGTTGCGCCTTATGAAGCCACGGCCATCAAAAACCTAAAAGCCAAAGGGATGATGCCTTTTGGAAGAGCCAACATGGATGAGTTTGCTATGGGCTCGACCACAGAGAACTCTTTTTACGGACCGACAAAGAATCCGTACGGGACTGACAGAGTTCCCGGCGGATCGTCAGGCGGTTCGGCAGCAGCGGTTGCCGGAGGCATTGCTATTGCCGCACTGGGCTCCGATACGGGTGGTTCCATCCGCCAGCCGGCGGCTTACTGTGGTGTAGTGGGGATGAAACCGACTTACGGAAGGGTCAGCCGTTTCGGGCTTTCTGCCTATGCTTCGAGCCTTGACCAGATTGGTCCTATCACCCAGAACGTGGAAGACGCGGCCATTCTGTACGATGCAATCAAGGGACATGATGAGAAAGACTCCACCTCTGCGGATTTTGAGATAGAAGATATCGCCAACAATCTCAACCCTGATGTAAAACTGACCATCGCTGTCATAGATTCGTACATCGAGGCTGCAGATACGGACATACAAAAAGCTTTCAACGAGACTGTAGCCAAACTTGAAGCAGCAGGTCATACCATCGTACATAAAGAGATGAGTAACACCAAGTATGATATTGCAACATACTATGTACTTGCCACAGCGGAAGCGGCTACAAACCTTGCTCGTTATGATGGAGTACGCTATGGACGAAGAGCGGAAGCGAAAAATACTGAAGAACTCTTCTTTAATACGAGAAGCGAAGGTTTTGGTGAAGAGGTCAAAAGACGTATCATGCTGGGCAACTTCGTACTTTCTTCAGGATATTACGATGCCTACTATGTCAAAGCACAGAAAGTAAGACACCTGATCCGCGATGAATTTAACAAGATCTTTGAAGAAGCGGACCTTATTCTCTCCCCGGTTGCACCATCTGTGGCTCCGAAGATCGGTTCGATCCATGATCCTCTCGAAATGTACAAGAGCGATATGTATACGCTGGGTGTGAACCTGGCAGGGCTTCCGGGTATTTCGCTTCCGGTAGCAAAAAATGATGAAGGTATGCCTGTCGGCCTGCAGCTAATCGCCAAAGCTTTTGACGAGAAGATACTTTTTAATGGTGCTGCAAGTATGGAAAAAGCAGTAAACTATACGAAATAA
- the ileS gene encoding isoleucine--tRNA ligase, protein MDFKETLLLPKTDFPMRGNLPANEPKKYKTWFDTNIYEQMKAKREGAELFTLHDGPPYANGDIHIGHALNKILKDIILKYNYFQGKAVRMTPGWDCHGLPIEQKVEEKLGKSKKEAMPTEKFRELCRAHAGKFVDIQRDEFKSLGVVADWENPYVTMDFKFEANIYRTLCEVAKRGLLVERHKPIFWSWAARTALADAEVEYEDKEDYSIYVHFELSDAAKEKLGLEGKAGLVIWTTTPWTLPANTGISINPDEMYVLTDDGHIVADARYDAMIEEGVVAGHASRKIAATELDGLLAINPLNERPSKVVLGEHVMMDGGTGCVHTAPGHGEDDYKVGLENGLEVVMPVDERGCYDESVVGLDLLPDAEKFVGMHIFKANEPILELLGDNLLKVSKFTHSYPHCWRTKKPLIYRATNQWFISIDDAAKGSDKTLREAAVDAIDSVDFYPASSKNRLKPMVEGRPDWCISRQRSWGVPIAFFRVKSTKAVIFDEDVLEHVASLFDEHGADAWYSMSIAELLPAGSKYDPADLEKIEDILDVWFDSGSTWNSVLSSGNYDAGNYPASLYLEGSDQHRGWFQSSLLLSSAINGIAPYETIITHGFTMDAKGEKMSKSKGNVVAPEKVVKQFGSEILRLWVALSDYQNDQKISDDILKQTAEQYRKIRNTFRFLLANVNDLDALVSADAYGELDRWILNKADDVFASVKESFETYDFLKGFATLNHFITNELSGIYMDVTKDRLYCEAKDSDVRRATQSAMALISKAMLGLIAPVLTYTADEILAYAPAIFKGDIENVFDLVYEAVPETAASFDDAILLEAREKFSEAIDSLKKEKVIKATLELEIAGDRDLLPISDDKDLEDWFVVSAVKESSKGEQVASFKVEGRTFTVHKAMMAKCPRCWRFTSTSEDCLCERCAKVVGA, encoded by the coding sequence ATGGATTTCAAAGAAACCCTCCTCCTCCCAAAAACAGACTTTCCGATGCGTGGAAATCTTCCGGCGAATGAGCCTAAAAAATACAAAACATGGTTTGATACCAATATTTATGAGCAGATGAAAGCCAAACGTGAAGGGGCAGAACTCTTTACGCTGCATGACGGACCTCCGTATGCCAACGGCGACATCCATATTGGGCATGCACTCAACAAGATCCTTAAAGACATCATTCTGAAGTACAACTATTTTCAGGGTAAAGCGGTCCGTATGACGCCGGGCTGGGACTGCCACGGTCTTCCTATCGAGCAGAAGGTCGAGGAGAAACTCGGTAAAAGCAAGAAAGAGGCGATGCCGACAGAAAAGTTCAGGGAACTTTGCCGTGCACATGCTGGCAAGTTCGTCGATATCCAGAGAGACGAATTCAAATCTCTGGGTGTGGTTGCCGACTGGGAGAACCCGTATGTGACGATGGATTTCAAATTCGAAGCGAACATTTACCGCACACTTTGCGAAGTGGCAAAAAGAGGGCTTCTGGTTGAAAGACACAAGCCGATCTTCTGGTCATGGGCGGCGAGAACGGCTTTGGCCGATGCAGAAGTAGAGTATGAAGATAAAGAAGATTACTCCATCTATGTACACTTCGAACTCTCGGATGCAGCCAAAGAGAAGCTGGGACTGGAGGGGAAAGCGGGACTGGTCATTTGGACCACGACTCCCTGGACCCTGCCTGCCAACACCGGTATCTCCATCAACCCTGATGAAATGTACGTGCTTACCGATGACGGACATATCGTTGCCGATGCACGTTACGATGCGATGATCGAAGAAGGTGTGGTCGCAGGACATGCTTCACGAAAGATTGCCGCTACGGAACTTGACGGACTGCTGGCGATCAATCCGTTGAACGAACGTCCCTCCAAAGTAGTACTGGGGGAACATGTCATGATGGATGGTGGTACAGGGTGTGTACATACGGCTCCCGGACACGGTGAAGACGACTACAAAGTCGGATTGGAAAACGGGCTTGAAGTCGTGATGCCTGTGGATGAGCGTGGATGCTATGATGAATCCGTAGTAGGCCTTGACCTGCTTCCGGATGCGGAAAAGTTCGTCGGTATGCATATTTTCAAAGCCAATGAGCCGATCCTGGAGCTTTTGGGGGATAACCTCTTGAAGGTCAGCAAGTTCACCCACTCCTACCCGCACTGCTGGAGAACAAAGAAACCGCTGATCTACAGAGCGACGAATCAATGGTTCATCTCCATCGACGATGCTGCCAAAGGCAGCGACAAGACTTTGAGAGAGGCAGCGGTAGATGCCATAGACAGTGTTGATTTCTATCCGGCTTCTTCAAAGAACAGACTGAAGCCAATGGTGGAAGGAAGACCGGACTGGTGTATCTCGCGTCAGAGAAGCTGGGGCGTGCCGATAGCCTTTTTCAGGGTAAAGAGCACCAAAGCGGTCATCTTCGACGAAGATGTACTTGAGCATGTGGCATCCCTCTTCGACGAACACGGTGCGGATGCATGGTATTCGATGAGCATTGCCGAACTTCTTCCGGCAGGAAGCAAATACGATCCGGCTGATCTTGAGAAGATCGAAGATATCCTCGATGTCTGGTTCGATAGCGGTTCTACATGGAATTCGGTTTTGAGTTCAGGTAACTATGATGCGGGGAATTACCCGGCATCGCTCTACCTCGAAGGATCTGACCAGCACAGAGGCTGGTTCCAGTCCTCCCTGCTGCTCTCCTCCGCGATCAACGGTATAGCGCCGTACGAGACCATCATCACCCACGGTTTCACCATGGATGCAAAGGGTGAGAAGATGTCCAAGTCCAAAGGGAATGTGGTTGCGCCTGAAAAAGTGGTCAAACAGTTCGGTTCTGAAATATTGAGACTCTGGGTCGCACTTTCAGACTATCAGAATGACCAGAAGATCTCCGATGATATTTTGAAACAGACTGCAGAGCAGTACAGAAAGATTAGAAATACATTCAGGTTTTTGCTGGCCAATGTCAATGATCTGGATGCTTTGGTCTCCGCAGATGCCTATGGCGAACTCGATAGATGGATACTTAACAAAGCAGATGATGTCTTCGCTTCCGTCAAAGAATCTTTTGAAACCTATGACTTCCTGAAAGGCTTTGCGACACTGAACCATTTCATTACCAACGAGCTCAGTGGTATCTATATGGACGTTACCAAAGACAGGCTTTACTGTGAAGCGAAAGATTCGGATGTCAGACGTGCGACACAGTCGGCCATGGCATTGATCTCCAAAGCGATGCTGGGACTGATTGCACCGGTACTGACCTATACGGCAGACGAGATCCTAGCATATGCGCCGGCCATTTTTAAAGGCGACATAGAAAATGTTTTTGACCTTGTTTATGAAGCGGTACCTGAAACAGCGGCAAGTTTCGATGATGCGATCCTGTTGGAAGCGCGTGAGAAATTCTCCGAAGCGATCGATTCTCTGAAAAAAGAGAAGGTCATCAAGGCGACACTGGAGCTTGAGATTGCAGGAGATAGAGACCTTCTCCCTATCAGCGACGATAAAGACCTTGAAGATTGGTTCGTTGTCTCTGCAGTGAAAGAGAGCAGCAAAGGTGAGCAGGTCGCCTCCTTTAAAGTGGAGGGCAGGACTTTCACCGTACACAAAGCGATGATGGCCAAATGCCCGAGATGCTGGAGATTTACCAGCACATCGGAAGATTGTCTCTGTGAACGCTGTGCCAAAGTGGTAGGTGCCTGA
- a CDS encoding CinA family protein, with product MKEIRKKTEQIIHTLTEKKQTITFAESCTGGRIAAEFTAVSGASNVLYGSAVTYSNEIKHQWLGVDNDVLEKFGAVSRECVSQMLDGIIKMANADYAIAISGIAGPTGDTELKPVGTVYIGIETPFGSEVYHCHFHGNREQVQEQSVVFAIEKLGDTINKSF from the coding sequence ATGAAAGAGATTAGAAAAAAGACTGAGCAGATCATACATACACTCACCGAAAAGAAGCAGACCATCACCTTTGCAGAAAGCTGTACAGGGGGTCGTATCGCAGCCGAGTTTACCGCTGTCTCCGGTGCTTCCAACGTACTGTACGGCTCGGCCGTAACCTACTCCAATGAGATCAAACATCAGTGGCTTGGCGTAGATAACGATGTACTGGAAAAATTTGGTGCAGTAAGCAGGGAATGTGTATCACAAATGCTTGACGGCATTATTAAAATGGCAAATGCTGACTATGCCATTGCCATCTCCGGCATAGCAGGTCCTACCGGAGATACAGAACTCAAGCCGGTAGGCACTGTTTATATAGGTATTGAAACACCTTTTGGCAGTGAAGTATATCATTGTCATTTTCATGGCAACCGTGAACAAGTCCAGGAGCAATCCGTGGTCTTTGCTATTGAGAAACTGGGTGATACTATAAATAAGAGTTTTTAA